GTAGCGTACATTACATTAATTGTTTCTTTGTCTTTAAGCACGGCTGAATAAGGTACGGCTAAAACCGGATGCTGACTTTGCTCAATAACTTTAATGAGTGTTTTTCCCCGAAATTCACCTTCGGCTTTTTTTGACGTTTTGGCACCCATGAGGATAACATGAGGCTCGTATCGTTTACAAGCTGCCGTAATTACATTTACAGGTGAACCTTTCAGCATGCGGTAGTGTAGTTTTACCGAATTAAAAAGTTCTGCGGGTACCTGTTCCTTTAACTCTTTGCTAAAATCCACCAGTTTTAACTGCGCTTTTTGGTGTGCCTCTTTTAACTCCATGCGTACGTACTTTTCCCACGAGGCAGTATGCCGCTCGGGTTCGTTAAAAGTAGGGTCGGGGTACACATACAAGAGCTTAATTTCGGCATTCTGTTTTTTTGCCAGGCTAATGGCATATTTACAAATGTCAATGCAGTCTTTACTAAGTTTTACCGGCACCAATATTCTTCGTAAATCGGTAAAACTATTATCATCGCTAACCTTTTCAAGGTTATACTCGCCGTGTAATTGCAAAAGTCGGGCAACTGCTTTTTCTGATTGTCGGGCTTTTACTTTTAGAAGCACTTCATCGGGACTGTATTGTTCACCCTGGGTTAATCCTTCGTTGGTGAAAAAAACCTCAATCCCATGTTCTTCCAGCTTGTCTTTTACAAAAGAACCCAGCCGGGGTGTCTTAACTCTAAGGATTGTAACCAATTGATTTTCCATAACAACTCCATTTAATGTTTTACTTCATCTGTTTTACCGTATTTCTCTACCAAATTGGCTTTTATGCCGGTTTCGGCGTTCGAGAAATACTTGTTAAATAATTTCCAGGCGGTATCAATCATCGTGTTTATTTCAATATTAATATCAATGGCAAGCAGATGGTTGGCATAGTCTTTTGCAAAGCTGATTGTGCGTTTGTCGTAATCTGTTAGGTCAAAGCCATTTTCAATTTTTGTTTTAGCATTGGCTGCATCAGCGTAAAGCCTAATGGCTGCATTCATCACCCGTGGATGATCTTCGCGTGTTTTTTTACCAATTACCAGCTGCTTTAAACGTGATAAACTTCTGAATGGATCGATAATGACTTTCCCAATATCCGTTTCTTTTCGCAGAAATAGTTGTCCTTCGGTTATGTAGCCGGTGTTATCGGGGATGGCATGGGTTATATCGCCGCCCGACAAGGTGGTAACGGCAATAATGGTGATTGATCCACCATCGGGGAACTGCACCGCCTTTTCGTACAGTTTTGCCAAATCGCTGTATAACGAGCCGGGCATGCTGTCTTTTGATGGTATCTGATCCATACGGTTCGATACTATACTTAAAGCATCGGCATACAGGGTCATATCGGTTAGCAGAACCAAAACATTCTGGTTTTTTTCCACGGCAAAATATTCGGCGGCAGTTAAGGCCATGTCGGGCACCAGTAATCGCTCAACCGGAGGGTCTTCGGTAGTGTTTACAAAACTTATAATACGGTCAATAGCCCCGGCATTTTCAAACAGGTTTTTAAAGAAGAGGTAATCGTCGTTGGTAATTCCCATTCCTCCCAAAATAATTTTATCGGCTTTGGCACGCAATGCCACCATGGCCATTACCTGGTTGTAGGGTTGGTCGGGGTCGGCAAAAAACGGTATTTTCTGACCGGTTACCAGCGTGTTATTCAGGTCGATACCGGCAATTCCTGTGGCAATGAGCTCCGAAGGTTGTTTGCGGCGTACCGGATTTACCGACGGCCCTCCAATTTCTGTCATAATTCCATGAACTAACGGGCCTCCATCAATTGGTGCTCCATAAGCATTAAAAAATCTTCCGGCCAGTTCGTCGCTAACTGCCAGTTGTGGCGCATGTCCCAAAAATACAACTTCGGCATTGGTAGGGATCCCCTCGGTACCCGAAAATACCTGCAGAGTAACCAGGTTGTTTTCAATTTTAACAACCTGTGCAAGACGATTGTTAACCATGGCCATTTCTTCGTTGCCAACTCCGCTTGCATACAAGGAGCATGTGGCTTTGGTAATCTGATCAATCTTGGTATGTATTTTCTGAAAAGCTGTTGTTTTCATACGTTTGTTGTTACTATTTGTTGGTTTTCAGCAACGGCCTTTTCTTTAATTATATTTGCTAATTCTTTTTCGAATTTTCTGAACTGCTGTGACTCAAATTCCGAGTAATTCATTTGTTTTAAGACATTTATAATTTTTTTGAAGTAAGGGTTTACTTCTTCAAATTTTACAAACTGAAAGTTGGTGCTGCTTATTTTTAGTACCAAATTGAGCATGTATTTTTGACGGTTTATGGGGGTTGAAGCATCAACTTTATCGAAGGCATCTTGTTGCAGAATAACAAAATCGATAACTTCTGATTTCCAAAAGGTTTCGTGGTACTCAATGGGTACTCCATCGTCGCCAAGTATATTTATTTGCTCGTAAGCTTCCTTTCCGCAAATAAGAAAATTTCGTGCCTGCAAAATGTTGTTTACCCAATCGGGCGAAATTACTTTGCTCACATATTCCTGGTATTCAGGATATTCCAGGTACTTCGAATAACTCTCAACAGCATCAATGGCCGGATAGCGTTTACTGTCGGCTCTTTTTTGCGATAAAGCATAAAAACAACGTGCAGCTTTTTTTGTCGCTTCGGTAACCGGTTCTTTTAGGTTTCCGCCTGCCGGCGAAACGGTACCGATAAAAGTAACTGAACCTGTTTCTCCGTTGTTAAGGTGCACAAAACCGGCACGCGAGTAAAAGTTAGAAATTATCGCAGGAAGATCCATCGGGAAGGCATCAGGGCCTGGCAGCTCTTCCATTCTGTTCGACATTTCGCGCAGAGCCTGCGCCCATCGCGAGGTAGAATCGGCCAGGAGTAACACTTTCAACCCCATCGAGCGGTAATATTCGGCAATGGTCATGGCAGTATATACCGAGGCTTCGCGTGCAGCAACCGGCATATTTGAGGTGTTGGCGATAATGCTTGTACGTTCCATTAACTTTCTGCCGGTTCTGGGGTCGTCGAGTTTCGGAAATTCGGCAAAAATCTCGACCACTTCGTTGGCACGTTCGCCACAGGCAGCTACCACAATCATATCAGCATCTGCTTGTTTTGATAAGGCGTGTTGCAGCACTGTTTTTCCTGTGCCAAAAGGGCCGGGAATAAAACCGGTACCTCCTTCAACAATGGGTGTTATACTGTCGATAACACGAATTCCGGTTTCCAAAAATTTTGCAGGTCGAGGCTTGTTTTTGTAGGCCTTTATCGGAATTTTAACAGGCCACTTTTGTGCCATGGATACACTTTTTTCATCTCCATGTTCGTTAGTAAGTACAGCAATGGTGTCGTTAATTTTATAATCACCGGCATTTACCATCTCTTTAATCGTGTAGCTGCCTTTAAATGTAAAGGGAACCATTATTTTATGTGCAATCCAGTTTTCTTTAACTTCTCCAAGCCACGATCCTGCAACAACTTCTTCGCCAACTTGGACCAATGGTTTAAAACTCCAGTTCTTATCTTCTTCCAGCGGATGTGTATAGTCTCCTTTTTGTAAAAATATGCCTTGCATTTTATCAAGGTCGTGTTGCAAACCATCAAAATTCTTCGATAATATTCCGGGACCGAGTGTAGCTTCCAGCATGTGTCCGGTAAATTCAACAACTGTTCCGGTTTTTAGTCCGCGTGTGCTTTCAAAAACTTGTATATAAACATGTTCGGTGCCAATGCGGATAACTTCTGCCATTAGGTCTACGCCACAGTGATGGATGTAGCAGATTTCATTTTGAGCAACCGGTCCATCAACCTGAACTGTTACGAGGTTTGCTATTATTCCGGCAACTTTACCTGTTGTAGCCATATTTATTATTTTATTTTGTCAAACTAAATTCCGCAGGGAATTCATAATTTGATTTTATTTCATGCATTATTTTTTTCAGTAATTCCTTACCCGTTTTATTGTCCAGCATCATCCAGCGTTCCATAATTTGCAGCTTTATGGTAAATGCTAAAACTCGCTCGATGGTGAAAAAATGAAAAAAGGTGTTTTCTTCCAGGTAGTGCCATTTCAATTTATCAATGGCTTTTTCTTTTTCAATCATTTCAATATCAGTCTCTGCAATTCTGAACACATCTTCAGCAAAAGGAAGCAATTCTTCAAAGTAGTCGGCTTTAAACCGATAGTTTGTTAGAAGAGTGTATTCTTCTTCTACTTGTTTAATATCAATTAGTTGTGTTTCGGGTTTGTAGTGGTGTTTTTGGCAGTTAAAGGCGCACAGCACGTTTTTTATGTTGAGCGTAAACCTAAACCACTGTTGTAGAAATGCATTTGGGCAACGCAGGGCATATTGAAAGAACAAAGTGTTTAAAAGCCGTTCGGCTTCCATGTTTGTCAATTTGGTTTCGGTTGTTTTTAGCTGGTTTAAAAACTGCAGCATGTATGCAGGCAGTTTTATGTCTTCATTTTCGGGAGCGAGTTGT
Above is a genomic segment from uncultured Draconibacterium sp. containing:
- a CDS encoding universal stress protein, with the translated sequence MENQLVTILRVKTPRLGSFVKDKLEEHGIEVFFTNEGLTQGEQYSPDEVLLKVKARQSEKAVARLLQLHGEYNLEKVSDDNSFTDLRRILVPVKLSKDCIDICKYAISLAKKQNAEIKLLYVYPDPTFNEPERHTASWEKYVRMELKEAHQKAQLKLVDFSKELKEQVPAELFNSVKLHYRMLKGSPVNVITAACKRYEPHVILMGAKTSKKAEGEFRGKTLIKVIEQSQHPVLAVPYSAVLKDKETINVMYATDFYDSDHSSLNKLLKILEPFNKKIHCVHIDLKENPKHPEKVAELNKMLIREYSQHKIKCELFKSDNIVHGFESFAEGYDIDIISLSKMKHSAWYKLFHQDLVRTLVKTVHVPILIFPV
- a CDS encoding V-type ATP synthase subunit B; its protein translation is MKTTAFQKIHTKIDQITKATCSLYASGVGNEEMAMVNNRLAQVVKIENNLVTLQVFSGTEGIPTNAEVVFLGHAPQLAVSDELAGRFFNAYGAPIDGGPLVHGIMTEIGGPSVNPVRRKQPSELIATGIAGIDLNNTLVTGQKIPFFADPDQPYNQVMAMVALRAKADKIILGGMGITNDDYLFFKNLFENAGAIDRIISFVNTTEDPPVERLLVPDMALTAAEYFAVEKNQNVLVLLTDMTLYADALSIVSNRMDQIPSKDSMPGSLYSDLAKLYEKAVQFPDGGSITIIAVTTLSGGDITHAIPDNTGYITEGQLFLRKETDIGKVIIDPFRSLSRLKQLVIGKKTREDHPRVMNAAIRLYADAANAKTKIENGFDLTDYDKRTISFAKDYANHLLAIDINIEINTMIDTAWKLFNKYFSNAETGIKANLVEKYGKTDEVKH
- a CDS encoding V-type ATP synthase subunit A — translated: MATTGKVAGIIANLVTVQVDGPVAQNEICYIHHCGVDLMAEVIRIGTEHVYIQVFESTRGLKTGTVVEFTGHMLEATLGPGILSKNFDGLQHDLDKMQGIFLQKGDYTHPLEEDKNWSFKPLVQVGEEVVAGSWLGEVKENWIAHKIMVPFTFKGSYTIKEMVNAGDYKINDTIAVLTNEHGDEKSVSMAQKWPVKIPIKAYKNKPRPAKFLETGIRVIDSITPIVEGGTGFIPGPFGTGKTVLQHALSKQADADMIVVAACGERANEVVEIFAEFPKLDDPRTGRKLMERTSIIANTSNMPVAAREASVYTAMTIAEYYRSMGLKVLLLADSTSRWAQALREMSNRMEELPGPDAFPMDLPAIISNFYSRAGFVHLNNGETGSVTFIGTVSPAGGNLKEPVTEATKKAARCFYALSQKRADSKRYPAIDAVESYSKYLEYPEYQEYVSKVISPDWVNNILQARNFLICGKEAYEQINILGDDGVPIEYHETFWKSEVIDFVILQQDAFDKVDASTPINRQKYMLNLVLKISSTNFQFVKFEEVNPYFKKIINVLKQMNYSEFESQQFRKFEKELANIIKEKAVAENQQIVTTNV
- a CDS encoding DUF2764 family protein yields the protein MLKREYHCLIAGLPDLFFDENKSVVSSINFREELQLLLIPSDYKLVNYLFLPLDNQNLLNSIAKKQATKFYPGTLSRQALEQQLAPENEDIKLPAYMLQFLNQLKTTETKLTNMEAERLLNTLFFQYALRCPNAFLQQWFRFTLNIKNVLCAFNCQKHHYKPETQLIDIKQVEEEYTLLTNYRFKADYFEELLPFAEDVFRIAETDIEMIEKEKAIDKLKWHYLEENTFFHFFTIERVLAFTIKLQIMERWMMLDNKTGKELLKKIMHEIKSNYEFPAEFSLTK